TAATGTGTGAATATCATGTTAAAGTGGGTCTGGAACCCAACTAGATTGGATCCTCTGGAGGGTTGCTACGGCTACCTACATTTTGGTGGACTTCCAGAACATATCTGGACAGTGGATACTAGAAAAGGAAACCAAACTATTTTGTTTATATCAATGTCCTGGGTGTCAGTGGAAACAAAGAAGGAAGAATACAGCAATAGCAATTGATGGGCGATTTACCCATCCCACtacaacataaatatattctaCCCTGCCATTTTACGGCCCTTAATACACTCTCTTGGTGGCTTATCTGGCCTTAGCACTCATTTTACAAGGGTGCAATTGGCACTGCCTGATATAGAGATAGCAACCAGAAGgggaacatattttattatattgcacaGCAAACATGTAAAATGAGAATGTTCCATTATTAGGAATTAGAAGTGAACTTTACTGCAAATCTTTAATTAAGGCTCTATGTAAGACACCTgggtacaatttaaaaaaaaagtagaacacctataaaacaaaaaaaactaaaaaaacaaagttgcagagaaaagtgaaacaaaaaaaaaagtaaaatacaccaCTAGAATGTATTTATGGAGATGGCACTATGTCTGTTTTATGGGCAGAACCTCTATTTTGACTAGATAAAGGGAAGAATGACTTTGAGCTTCCTGAACAGCTTTTGGTTGCCTTGATCATCCCCTGCATCACAGCTGATGAATTTATCCACAGAGTACCAAAgatggaaataaaatacaaataaaaaataaaatacgtTATTACAATCTGGACATTCAGAGACCTAGTACTGCCCCATCTTACCCTGCTGTCCTTTGTTTACAAGTATCATTATGTTAAATATAGCTCTCCACTTAAATTAAAATTGTGTCTATTTTCcctaagaaacaaacaaaaaaaaaggtgaactttTTTACTCTGAATAGGGAAATAAAATACTATCTATAATTCCATCACTGCCATGACTTACATATTGGTGGTCCAAAAGGAGCTATAAggcattaaagtgcacctgttacAAGAAATATGGGCCGTCATTGCGGTAAAAGATAAAGGTCTGTGGATGTCCCCAGGTTTAATGCTTTAGAGTTCTACGATGTCATCATAAAACAGTCATCATAAAATCAGAAATCCTCATCTCTGTATTGTTTATAGTCTTGATCTGCAACTCAAAATATTAAAGTACTGGAATCATCTGGAGAAGTATACAGTCAGCCATCATTTATATTTCAAAGCAGGTTTCCTCTTCAATGGTGAATGGTTTACTACTGCTTAGTTGATAGAATTGCGGTCATCCTCATCGTTTAGGATAGGGGTTCTGTCGGCTTCATCTCTGGATTCCGACTCCACCGGAGGCCTTCGCTTTGTCATCTTGTTCAGTGTGCTTCCCTGGTGACATGCAAAAAGGAGAGATGAGCTTCAGTACTTCATTACATTATCCAATGCAGCTGCTGGTTATCGTGTCACTGCAATCATTTGTATCTGTGCAAAATATTGTAGCCAGCTACTGCAAATAACTAGAGAAGTAAATTTAATAATCTGCAGGTGCACCATTGGCCATACAAAATAACATGACTGTCAATTGTAATGACTGATTTTGCTCAGAGTCAGAAATAAAATTACACCAAATATTTTCTGATTAGTGAACAAAATCTAAAGGTTGTTTGGCTGTTCAGTGTTCTGTACAGGACTGGTAGCTCCCAGTATTCTATATAGTGGTTGATGTTACATTAGCATTGTTCTATACAATGATTGGTAGCTCTCATTGTTCTATACAGTGATTGGTCAATGCCATATACAGTAGTCTATTGGTCAAAACAGTGACTGATCAGTGTTCTATCTCCGACTCTCATTACCTGTTTCTTGTCCACTATGTTTAAGATCACGGAGGCCACTATACAAGCAATGGTATTTGCCAACATGAATATCATCATCTGCTGCCAGCGCCACAATGGGATCTTAGATTCACTAGAGACAGAAAGGAAATATTTAGCATATTAAGGACAATATACACCATTCTTCTATGACCTTATCAGCATTGTATTAACAAAATCTCCACGTGTTAGCTTCCTCCCagcatgcaataaaataaacattggttATTGGCTTCTCAAAATTACATCTTTTGCATATGTTTGACAGTAGTGGGGTTATTCGAGAGTGAGCTCTACAAGGTCCTGGAATgatgcaaatgattttaagtaaTAGGTTAACCCTGTATATAGATATTAATTCTGGACACACCTGGATTTAGTTCCAAGGATTCTACCAACAAGAAGATTAGAAAGTCCAATACCAATCATCTGCACAGAGGTAGCTAGGCCCATGGCTGTTCCGATTGTAGCTTGTGGGACCACAAGGGGTATGGAGGGCCACATGCTTGCCTGATGGAAAAACAACAGATATGATCAGGTGGGAAGAAGGTGCAAACACAGAGTGCACTACTGGTAtattaatgtcataaaaatgAACCAACAATCTCATGTAAAGCGGATCTTTTACCAGGAGATTATATAACCTATTATCGCTGAACTTATATTAAAGAATtccaattgcctggatgtaaaactgatcttgcagtttcagtagtttcagtcacaaTCTGGGAAACAAGCATCCAGAAAACAGTGGCACAAGTTGTACTGCAATTAGCTGAATACCTGAACTGCATACCCATTatgggtcagggattcagaaggtaaaaaaagtagggggaaggagaagcagcacaaggagtcaaACAGTTATGTAATACTGCAAACACCAGGCTACTGGTGGGAAAATGAAACAGATGGGCTCTTCAGACTAGTGTGTCTCCTTTTACTGTTCATTCACAAGCTGGAAGTGAAACTACAGCAGAGAAAGATCAGGACTCTTTGTGTTCACTTGGAACTTTGATAGAACTCTGTTTATTAATTAATTGTCTAGATCTCCAGTTTAGGCTGCAATCAAACTCTCCTCAAAAATTTCAACCCACACTATCTCCCTTTACCAACTCTACATCCACCTTCCCTATCTCCAAGCTCCCTACTGGTTTCTATTCTCTTCCCTTTGTCCCTTGCCCGTGACACTCTTCACTCGCCACCAACACTATACACTTCACAATCTAGTATCTCCTATACCACATCTACCTTGGTTCTatttgaattaaatatctgaatcaTATGTACTTGCATTGCACCTAACACCCTTCCATAATCCTGATAGACTGCTTTTAGAAATGTCCAACCTGTCCATAGCCCCTTGTAACTTGAGAAATGAGAATCTGTAACCTGTTAAAGTAACTTAAATATACCCAAAATGCTTATCCAAATATTTCTAAAGGCATTATGTGCCACGTGTACAGAAAACAATTATAGCCTTACCGCAGCAAAGGAGTATGTGACCCCAAGCCACAAGGTGGAGACCAGCGGAGGGACCAATGTAAACGCCAAGAGAGCAAAAACTGGCAGCGTCAGGATCGCACAGAGGACAGCCAGGATACCTCTCAAACCAACATAGTCCTGGAAGAAAACAACACTGGTAAAGGGCCAAGCCAACATAGAACATCCatatatattcacaaaaacaGCATAGAGATTTCAGAAGTACCAGTACTAACCTTGTCTCCGTTCCCCAAAAGTACATTTGAAGTACAGAAACTCAAAGCATCCAATCACAGTACATTTTTCATAGCTGTGATTTTGACAGGCTAAATTTTAATTGATTACTTTGGGTTACAGCATTATGCTTCATATTAAAGTTATTAAGTCACTGAAGAGTGTATAAAGAACACTGTCCAGATCATGTCAAATCTGAGGGACTGTATAATCTGCAATCATTTAACATAAACAACTGTCCGAAACAGTAAGAGCAATTTATTGATTATGTACATTAAAACCAAGCACTGCAAATATGAATTTACAACAGAGGCAAGGCTGCGGCTACAGTGAAGTCATGACACAACACAGCCCTGAATCAGAAAACTGTATAATAGGAATAACAAGATACTCACAATCAGAATTCCAACAACCGCAGATAGCACCAAAGAGCTGTCATACACAGCTCCTGCAATATAGGACGCTGTCCGCTGGTCATATCCTGCGTATTTGTCTTGAATGAATTTACTggtgaaaaaaggaaacaaacagcGTTAGTCTTCAGCAAAAAGCACGGCTCACTATATATAGATACACACGAATGAATATTTACCTGGCATCAGCCACAAATGGAAAAACACCATTATAGAAGAACATGATAGTGAGGACCAGCAGCCAATATCGCAGTGGTAATCGCCGAATGTCCTGCACTCGCTgtacagtaggaaaaaaaaaaaaaaaaaaatacgtcaGGTACCACTACTGCTACCTGGGGCAAAACAAC
The Pyxicephalus adspersus chromosome 7, UCB_Pads_2.0, whole genome shotgun sequence genome window above contains:
- the LOC140335224 gene encoding lysosomal dipeptide transporter MFSD1-like (The sequence of the model RefSeq protein was modified relative to this genomic sequence to represent the inferred CDS: added 481 bases not found in genome assembly), producing the protein MAVPAEKAYYRFVVLFFNCMLTFGSYFCFDIPSVLQDQFQGNLTCNGSQPNGTHSNSSTGCVEGLGMTPEQYNLLYAIYAWTNALVVIIAGFLIDKLGNRFGLFLFSFLTVLGSSIFALGSHFKGTPYLLPLMLTGRLLFGSGNGSLTIVQNRITAFWFKGKELALAFGLTLSFSRLGSVLNFFLTQRFEEHFGIQWTLWGGTILCVLGFCSAVTVSILDKVGMKQLGLDGAIQEESKKVRVQDIRRLPLRYWLLVLTIMFFYNGVFPFVADASKFIQDKYAGYDQRTASYIAGAVYDSSLVLSAVVGILIDYVGLRGILAVLCAILTLPVFALLAFTLVPPLVSTLWLGVTYSFAAASMWPSIPLVVPQATIGTAMGLATSVQMIGIGLSNLLVGRILGTKSSESKIPLWRWQQMMIFMLANTIACIVASVILNIVDKKQGSTLNKMTKRRPPVESESRDEADRTPILNDEDDRNSIN